Proteins encoded by one window of Candidatus Bathyarchaeota archaeon:
- the rplX gene encoding 50S ribosomal protein L24 → MRTMTSKPTKQRKMLFNAPDHIRARMLSAHLSESLRKTYGTRSITVRRGDSVRVVRGDYKGYEGKIIRVDRKKYRIFIEGITREKADGSTVLIPIHPSKVEITKINLDDKWREKILKRKHSTRATETPGGEEIGEVGKPKLEKEVISEQVGEVERE, encoded by the coding sequence ATGAGGACCATGACATCTAAGCCGACAAAACAGAGAAAAATGCTCTTCAACGCGCCAGATCACATACGCGCCCGCATGCTCTCAGCACACCTTTCGGAATCATTAAGGAAAACATATGGAACCAGATCCATAACAGTGAGAAGAGGCGACAGCGTGAGGGTTGTTAGAGGCGACTACAAGGGATACGAGGGGAAGATAATAAGGGTTGACAGGAAGAAATACAGAATCTTCATAGAAGGGATAACACGAGAAAAAGCCGACGGGTCAACTGTTCTAATTCCAATTCATCCATCGAAGGTTGAAATCACAAAAATAAACTTGGATGATAAGTGGAGAGAGAAAATATTAAAGAGGAAGCACTCAACAAGAGCAACCGAAACCCCTGGCGGCGAGGAGATAGGAGAAGTAGGCAAACCAAAACTTGAAAAAGAGGTAATATCAGAACAGGTTGGAGAGGTTGAGAGAGAATGA
- a CDS encoding 50S ribosomal protein L14, with protein MAAKAKGRALVAKGIIGNRPKISRGLPAGCLIKCTDNSGAKLLRLVQVLGYKGRLRRVPEASVGDVVIASVRKGAPDMRKKLFRAVIVRQRRPFRRPEGVWVQFEDNAAVIITPEGEMRGSEIHGPVAREAAERWPRIASASSIIV; from the coding sequence ATGGCCGCTAAAGCGAAGGGAAGGGCGCTGGTCGCAAAAGGAATAATTGGGAATAGACCAAAAATCTCAAGGGGTCTCCCTGCAGGCTGCCTGATAAAATGCACGGACAACTCAGGGGCCAAACTGCTGAGGCTAGTACAGGTCTTAGGGTATAAGGGTAGGCTGCGGCGAGTCCCAGAAGCTTCAGTCGGCGATGTCGTAATCGCATCGGTCAGGAAAGGGGCGCCAGACATGCGAAAGAAGCTTTTCAGGGCCGTTATAGTTAGGCAAAGGAGACCGTTCCGGCGGCCTGAAGGAGTATGGGTTCAATTTGAGGATAACGCGGCTGTTATAATCACTCCGGAAGGAGAGATGAGAGGCTCAGAAATACATGGGCCAGTAGCAAGAGAGGCTGCGGAGAGGTGGCCTAGAATAGCAAGCGCCTCAAGCATTATAGTCTAG
- a CDS encoding 30S ribosomal protein S14 — MSKQPIKKIRKFGKGSRPCRRCGSYGPIIRRYGINLCRQCFREVAPKLGFKKYE; from the coding sequence TTGAGCAAACAGCCGATAAAGAAAATTAGAAAGTTCGGTAAGGGAAGCAGGCCGTGCAGAAGATGCGGATCTTACGGTCCAATAATCCGAAGGTATGGTATCAACTTATGCAGACAATGTTTCAGAGAAGTCGCTCCGAAATTAGGTTTCAAGAAGTATGAGTAG
- a CDS encoding 50S ribosomal protein L5: MITTESVEAMQSNPMLKPRIDKVVVNVSVGKSGEPLEKAMKIIQELTEQKPCIRKAKKTIRDFGIRKNEPIACIVTLRGQKATSFLKKAFSAVDNKIRGECIDKLGNLSFGIKEHIDIPGVKYNPELGIIGMDICISLSRPGYRVKWRRRAKSKVGKDHLLTPEETISFLKEEFGVEIL; this comes from the coding sequence ATGATAACAACAGAAAGTGTTGAGGCAATGCAGAGTAATCCTATGCTTAAGCCAAGGATCGATAAAGTAGTGGTCAACGTGTCTGTTGGGAAATCCGGTGAACCACTAGAAAAAGCAATGAAAATAATCCAGGAGCTGACAGAACAAAAACCCTGCATCAGAAAGGCGAAGAAGACTATAAGGGACTTCGGAATTAGAAAGAATGAACCTATCGCTTGCATCGTAACTCTCAGAGGGCAAAAAGCTACATCTTTTCTCAAGAAAGCCTTCTCGGCTGTCGATAACAAGATCCGAGGGGAATGCATAGATAAGCTTGGAAATCTCTCATTCGGAATCAAAGAACACATAGATATTCCAGGAGTAAAATATAACCCGGAACTTGGGATAATCGGGATGGACATCTGCATATCCCTAAGCAGACCCGGGTATAGGGTGAAATGGAGACGAAGGGCCAAGTCTAAGGTTGGCAAAGATCATCTTTTGACCCCTGAGGAGACAATTTCTTTCCTTAAAGAGGAATTTGGTGTTGAAATATTGTGA
- a CDS encoding 30S ribosomal protein S4e, with protein MKRKGGGGHLKREVAPGFWPIRKKEAVWSVKPIPGPHPISRCIPIALIVRDMLGLAQTRKEVKKIVSQGKILVDGRPIRDDRFPAGLMDVISIPEIEKNFRVLPSKKGLSLHPIPQDEAGFKICRIENKTTLKEGHIQLNLHDGRNILICNENTPNPIQNEYETLDTLAIALPNQEILEHFKIGEGMFASVIGGENIGKFGTVTSIIKETGRKRRRWLVTLRNSGDETFQTILDYVFIIGDKKPKISIPSLEGD; from the coding sequence ATGAAAAGAAAGGGGGGCGGAGGTCACTTAAAACGTGAGGTAGCCCCAGGTTTCTGGCCCATCCGCAAGAAGGAGGCTGTCTGGTCCGTTAAACCTATACCCGGACCACACCCGATTAGTCGCTGCATACCCATAGCATTAATCGTTCGAGACATGCTGGGATTAGCTCAAACTAGAAAAGAGGTTAAAAAAATAGTTTCACAGGGAAAAATTCTGGTGGATGGGAGACCCATACGTGATGATCGCTTTCCAGCAGGCTTAATGGATGTTATTTCGATTCCTGAAATCGAAAAGAATTTCCGTGTCCTGCCATCTAAGAAGGGTTTATCACTTCACCCAATCCCCCAAGATGAGGCTGGGTTCAAGATTTGTAGAATCGAGAATAAAACAACCCTGAAGGAGGGGCATATACAACTAAACCTTCATGATGGAAGAAACATTCTCATATGCAATGAGAACACGCCAAACCCAATACAAAACGAATACGAAACATTAGATACGTTGGCGATAGCCCTGCCAAACCAGGAGATCTTAGAACACTTCAAGATTGGGGAGGGAATGTTCGCATCCGTCATCGGAGGCGAAAACATAGGAAAATTCGGCACTGTCACCTCAATCATAAAAGAGACTGGCCGCAAACGTAGAAGATGGCTTGTTACCCTCAGGAACAGCGGAGATGAGACTTTCCAAACGATTCTAGACTACGTCTTCATCATAGGAGACAAGAAACCAAAGATCTCAATCCCAAGCCTGGAGGGAGACTGA